One Pantoea trifolii DNA segment encodes these proteins:
- the kdpC gene encoding potassium-transporting ATPase subunit KdpC: MSQLRPAIVLLLVLTLLTGAVYPLLTTGLAQWWFPSQANGSLIEQDGAVRGSEQIGQAFNQPGHFWGRPSATGDAPYNALASSGSNLAGSNPALDRAVAERVAALRAANPQAPKAVPVELVTASASGLDPDISPEAALWQAPRIAAARNMALKDVEALIVRHTERPLLPFVGEETVNVLRLNLALDDLQ, encoded by the coding sequence ATGAGTCAGTTACGTCCAGCTATTGTATTGTTATTAGTGCTTACGCTGCTCACTGGTGCGGTCTATCCGCTGCTCACTACCGGTCTGGCGCAATGGTGGTTCCCATCACAGGCCAACGGTTCGCTGATTGAGCAGGATGGCGCGGTACGCGGTTCCGAGCAGATCGGCCAGGCATTTAATCAGCCGGGCCACTTTTGGGGCCGACCTTCCGCAACCGGTGATGCGCCTTATAATGCGCTGGCCTCGAGCGGCAGCAATCTGGCAGGCAGCAATCCGGCACTGGACAGAGCGGTGGCAGAACGCGTCGCTGCGCTGCGTGCGGCGAATCCGCAAGCACCCAAAGCGGTGCCGGTGGAGTTAGTGACGGCATCGGCGAGCGGATTAGACCCGGACATTTCGCCGGAAGCCGCGTTGTGGCAGGCACCGCGTATTGCCGCCGCACGCAACATGGCGCTGAAAGATGTTGAGGCGCTGATTGTGCGCCACACCGAGCGCCCGCTGCTGCCGTTTGTCGGCGAAGAGACAGTTAACGTGCTGCGCCTCAATCTGGCGCTGGATGATTTGCAATAA
- the kdpB gene encoding potassium-transporting ATPase subunit KdpB — translation MSRQQLALFDAALTRVAMLDALKKLDPRVQFRNPVMFLVWIGSVLTSVLAVGMASGTLSGNAGFTAGVAIWLWFTVLFANFAEALAEGRSKAQANSLKGISKTSDAKKLAEARYGAAWQSVAADTLRKGDVVLVEAGDIIPCDGEVLEGGASVDESAITGESAPVIRESGGDFSSVTGGTRILSDWLVIQCSVNPGETFLDRMIAMVEGAKRRKTPNEVALTILLVSLTIVFLLATATLWPFSAYGGTPVSITVLVALLVCLIPTTIGGLLSAIGVAGMSRMLGANVIATSGRAVEAAGDVDVLMLDKTGTITLGNRQATQFLPAPGVSEQQLADAAQLASLADETPEGRSIVVLAKQKFNLRERDLSSMGASFIPFSAQTRMSGVNVQDRLIRKGAVDAVRRHIEANHGRFPLEVNAAVEEVARAGGTPLVVSEGAQVLGVVALKDIVKGGIKERFAELRKMGIKTVMITGDNPLTAAAIAAEAGVDDFLSEATPEAKLALIRQYQAEGRLVAMTGDGTNDAPALAQADVAVAMNSGTQAAKEAGNMVDLDSNPTKLLEVVHIGKQMLMTRGSLTTFSIANDVAKYFAIIPAAFAATYPQLNMLNVMGLHSPNSAILSAVIFNALVIVFLIPLALKGVSYRPLSAAALLRRNLWIYGAGGLVVPFIGIKAIDLLLTLLGLA, via the coding sequence ATGAGTCGTCAACAACTGGCGCTGTTTGATGCGGCGCTCACCCGCGTTGCCATGCTGGATGCGCTGAAAAAACTCGATCCGCGCGTGCAGTTCCGCAACCCGGTGATGTTTTTGGTGTGGATTGGCAGCGTGCTGACCTCGGTATTGGCGGTGGGCATGGCCAGCGGCACGCTCAGCGGCAACGCGGGCTTTACCGCCGGCGTCGCCATCTGGCTGTGGTTCACCGTGCTGTTCGCCAACTTCGCCGAAGCGCTGGCGGAAGGGCGCAGCAAGGCGCAGGCCAACAGCCTGAAAGGCATCAGCAAAACCAGCGATGCAAAAAAACTGGCCGAAGCGCGTTATGGCGCAGCGTGGCAAAGCGTGGCGGCCGATACGCTGCGCAAAGGCGATGTGGTGCTGGTGGAAGCCGGTGACATCATTCCATGCGACGGCGAAGTGCTGGAAGGCGGCGCGTCGGTGGATGAGAGCGCCATTACCGGTGAATCCGCGCCGGTGATTCGTGAATCGGGCGGTGACTTCTCCTCCGTGACCGGCGGTACGCGCATTCTGTCCGACTGGCTGGTGATTCAGTGCAGCGTCAATCCGGGTGAAACCTTCCTCGATCGCATGATTGCGATGGTGGAAGGCGCAAAACGCCGTAAAACGCCGAACGAAGTGGCACTGACTATTCTGCTGGTGTCGCTGACGATAGTGTTCCTGTTGGCGACCGCCACGCTGTGGCCATTCTCGGCGTATGGCGGCACGCCAGTCAGCATCACGGTGCTGGTGGCGCTGCTGGTGTGTCTGATTCCTACCACCATCGGCGGCCTGCTGTCGGCCATCGGTGTGGCGGGCATGAGCCGCATGTTGGGCGCGAACGTGATTGCCACCAGCGGCCGTGCGGTGGAAGCGGCAGGCGACGTCGATGTGCTGATGCTGGATAAAACCGGCACCATCACGCTCGGTAACCGTCAGGCGACGCAGTTCCTGCCTGCGCCGGGCGTCAGCGAACAGCAACTGGCTGATGCGGCGCAATTGGCGTCGCTGGCCGATGAAACGCCAGAAGGGCGCAGCATCGTGGTGCTGGCGAAGCAGAAATTTAACCTGCGCGAGCGCGATCTCAGCAGCATGGGCGCGAGCTTTATTCCGTTCTCGGCGCAAACGCGTATGAGCGGCGTCAACGTGCAGGATCGTCTGATCCGCAAAGGTGCGGTCGATGCGGTTCGTCGCCACATCGAAGCCAATCATGGCCGTTTCCCGCTGGAAGTGAATGCCGCAGTGGAAGAGGTGGCGCGCGCGGGCGGCACGCCGCTGGTGGTCTCGGAAGGCGCGCAGGTGCTGGGCGTGGTGGCGCTGAAAGATATCGTTAAAGGCGGCATCAAAGAGCGCTTTGCCGAGCTGCGTAAGATGGGCATTAAAACGGTAATGATCACCGGCGATAACCCGTTAACGGCGGCGGCGATTGCGGCGGAAGCGGGCGTCGATGATTTCCTGTCGGAAGCGACGCCGGAAGCCAAGCTGGCGCTGATTCGCCAGTATCAGGCCGAAGGGCGTTTAGTGGCGATGACCGGCGACGGCACCAACGACGCACCGGCGCTGGCGCAGGCCGACGTGGCGGTGGCGATGAACTCAGGTACTCAGGCGGCGAAAGAGGCCGGCAACATGGTCGATCTCGACTCGAATCCGACCAAGCTGTTGGAAGTGGTGCACATCGGTAAACAGATGCTGATGACGCGCGGTTCGCTGACCACCTTCAGTATCGCCAACGACGTGGCGAAATATTTCGCCATTATTCCGGCCGCGTTTGCCGCCACCTATCCGCAGCTCAATATGCTGAATGTGATGGGGCTGCATTCGCCGAATTCGGCAATTCTGTCTGCGGTGATTTTTAACGCGCTGGTGATTGTGTTCCTGATTCCGCTGGCGCTGAAAGGCGTGAGTTATCGCCCGCTGAGCGCGGCGGCGCTGCTGCGTCGCAACCTGTGGATTTACGGTGCGGGCGGATTGGTGGTGCCGTTTATAGGTATTAAAGCCATCGACCTGCTGCTGACGCTGCTTGGTCTGGCTTAA
- the kdpA gene encoding potassium-transporting ATPase subunit KdpA: MAANAFMLIAVFLLVLMVLAQPLGRYLALFVADKPLLPRTERALWRLAGADGDAMRWPHYLLAILLFNALGFALLLLMLMTQAALPLNPQHLPNLSWDLALNTAISFVTNTNWQSYAGESTLSYFSQMAGLTVQNFLSAATGIAVAFALIRGFANRSLATLGNAWRDLTRITVYVLLPISLLMALFFVSQGSIQTFEPYHALTTLEGAQQTLPLGPVASQEAIKMLGTNGGGFFNVNSAHPFENPTALTNFVQMLSIFLIPAALCFTFGQHLGDRRQGHMLLWAMTIMFVLAVITVMWAELRGNPHFLALGADSAINMEGKETRFGILNSSLFAVITTAASCGAVNAMHDSFTALGGMVPMWLMQLGEVVFGGVGAGLYGMLLFVLLGVFIAGLMIGRTPEYMGKKIDVWEMKMTALAILVTPTLVLLGSALAMMTDAGRAGMANPGIHGFSEVLYAVSSASNNNGSAFAGLSANTPFWNLLLGFCMLVGRFGIIIPVLAIAGSLAAKKIQPVGNGTLPTHGPLFIALLIGTVLLVGALTFIPALALGPVAEHLQLIQG, from the coding sequence ATGGCTGCGAATGCATTCATGCTAATTGCGGTATTCCTGCTGGTACTGATGGTGCTGGCACAACCGCTGGGACGTTATCTCGCCCTGTTTGTGGCTGACAAGCCGCTGCTGCCGCGTACCGAACGCGCGCTGTGGCGACTGGCCGGTGCCGACGGCGACGCCATGCGCTGGCCGCACTATTTGCTGGCGATTCTGCTGTTTAACGCGCTGGGTTTTGCCTTGCTGCTGCTGATGTTGATGACGCAGGCCGCGCTGCCGCTGAACCCGCAGCATCTGCCTAATCTGAGCTGGGATCTGGCGCTCAATACCGCCATCAGCTTCGTCACCAACACCAACTGGCAATCCTACGCCGGGGAAAGCACGCTGAGCTATTTCAGTCAGATGGCGGGCCTCACGGTGCAGAACTTCCTGTCGGCGGCGACCGGTATCGCCGTGGCGTTTGCGCTGATTCGTGGTTTTGCCAACCGTTCGTTGGCGACGCTCGGCAACGCGTGGCGCGATCTCACGCGCATTACCGTTTACGTGCTGCTGCCAATCAGCCTGCTGATGGCGCTGTTCTTCGTCAGCCAGGGCAGCATTCAAACCTTCGAACCTTACCATGCGCTCACCACGCTGGAAGGCGCGCAGCAGACGCTGCCACTCGGTCCGGTGGCGTCGCAGGAAGCGATCAAAATGCTCGGCACCAACGGCGGCGGTTTCTTCAACGTCAACTCGGCGCATCCGTTCGAAAACCCGACGGCGCTGACCAACTTCGTGCAGATGCTGAGCATCTTCCTGATTCCGGCTGCGCTCTGTTTCACCTTTGGCCAGCATCTGGGCGATCGTCGTCAGGGCCACATGCTGCTGTGGGCGATGACCATCATGTTCGTGCTGGCGGTGATCACCGTGATGTGGGCCGAACTGCGTGGCAATCCGCACTTCCTCGCGCTCGGCGCGGACAGCGCCATCAACATGGAAGGCAAGGAGACGCGCTTCGGCATTCTCAACTCCAGCTTGTTTGCGGTGATCACCACGGCGGCGTCGTGTGGTGCGGTCAACGCCATGCATGACTCTTTCACCGCGCTCGGCGGCATGGTGCCGATGTGGTTGATGCAGTTGGGTGAAGTGGTGTTTGGCGGCGTCGGTGCTGGCCTGTACGGCATGCTGCTGTTCGTGCTGCTCGGCGTGTTTATCGCCGGGTTGATGATCGGTCGCACGCCAGAATACATGGGTAAAAAAATCGACGTGTGGGAGATGAAGATGACCGCGCTGGCGATTCTGGTGACGCCAACGCTGGTGCTGCTTGGCAGCGCGCTGGCGATGATGACCGATGCCGGTCGCGCCGGGATGGCCAATCCCGGCATTCATGGCTTCAGCGAAGTACTGTATGCAGTGTCATCGGCCTCTAACAACAACGGCAGCGCCTTTGCCGGATTGAGCGCCAACACGCCGTTCTGGAACCTGCTGCTCGGCTTCTGCATGTTGGTGGGCCGCTTCGGCATCATCATTCCGGTGCTGGCGATTGCCGGTTCGCTGGCAGCGAAGAAAATTCAGCCGGTGGGCAACGGTACGCTGCCAACCCACGGCCCGCTATTTATCGCGCTGCTGATTGGCACCGTCTTGCTGGTGGGCGCATTGACGTTCATCCCCGCGCTGGCATTAGGCCCGGTCGCGGAACATCTGCAACTTATTCAGGGATAA
- the kdpF gene encoding K(+)-transporting ATPase subunit F — translation MSVGVIAGIVLVFVLLGYLIYALLNAEAF, via the coding sequence GTGAGCGTGGGCGTGATAGCCGGCATCGTGCTGGTGTTTGTTCTTCTGGGCTACCTGATTTATGCCCTGCTTAATGCGGAGGCATTCTGA
- a CDS encoding HD-GYP domain-containing protein has product MIKLINVDELRQGMFIHKLEVWWVKDKRIRNQMLITDKRQIAMIRNEGILQLWIDLDKSVQAPAAPAPKKDIPQTPFFQEMDQAQSIFNQGKPQVLAMFNEARMGQGLDLDYTLDLVDQIAGSITREPTALLSVARLKNHDDYTYLHSMAVCGLMISLGKKMGLDEHQLRRVGMGGLLHDVGKAAVPLEILNKPGKLSDEEFTVMRQHPIVGAQMLMEANAGEDLLDIALHHHEKYDGNGYPHGLKGEEISLYARMASVCDVYDAVTSNRPYRKGWTPAEAMHNMLSWRGHFDNSLLHAFVRTIGIYPVGSLVRLASGRVALVVQAGEKSLLKPKVHVFWSLHAQREVKPEELDLGDSFCTDSITGAEDSGLWQNIDLNRIWALESA; this is encoded by the coding sequence GTGATAAAGCTGATTAACGTTGACGAACTGCGGCAGGGAATGTTTATCCACAAACTTGAGGTTTGGTGGGTCAAAGATAAGCGCATTCGCAACCAAATGCTGATCACTGATAAACGCCAGATCGCGATGATCCGCAATGAGGGGATCCTGCAGTTATGGATCGATCTCGATAAATCGGTTCAGGCGCCCGCTGCGCCCGCGCCAAAAAAAGATATTCCTCAAACCCCGTTTTTCCAGGAGATGGATCAGGCGCAAAGCATCTTCAATCAGGGGAAACCGCAGGTGCTGGCGATGTTTAACGAGGCGCGTATGGGGCAAGGCCTCGACCTCGATTACACCCTTGATCTGGTGGATCAAATAGCCGGTTCGATCACCCGCGAACCGACTGCACTGCTGAGTGTGGCGCGCCTGAAGAATCACGACGATTACACCTATCTGCACTCGATGGCGGTGTGCGGCTTAATGATCTCGCTCGGCAAAAAAATGGGCCTCGATGAGCACCAGCTGCGCCGCGTTGGTATGGGCGGTTTGCTGCACGATGTGGGTAAAGCGGCGGTGCCGCTGGAGATTCTCAACAAGCCCGGCAAGCTCAGCGATGAAGAGTTTACCGTGATGCGCCAGCACCCGATTGTCGGTGCGCAGATGTTAATGGAAGCTAACGCCGGTGAAGATCTGCTGGATATCGCGCTGCATCACCATGAAAAATACGACGGCAACGGTTATCCGCACGGTCTGAAAGGCGAGGAGATCTCACTGTATGCGCGCATGGCATCGGTGTGCGACGTCTACGATGCCGTCACCTCGAATCGTCCTTATCGTAAAGGCTGGACGCCTGCCGAAGCGATGCACAACATGTTGAGCTGGCGTGGCCACTTCGATAACTCGCTGCTGCACGCCTTCGTGCGCACCATCGGCATCTATCCGGTGGGATCGCTGGTGCGACTGGCTTCCGGGCGCGTGGCGCTAGTGGTGCAGGCGGGCGAAAAATCGTTGCTCAAGCCCAAAGTGCATGTGTTCTGGTCGCTGCACGCGCAGCGCGAAGTAAAACCGGAAGAGCTCGATCTTGGCGACAGCTTCTGCACCGACAGCATCACCGGCGCGGAAGACAGCGGCTTGTGGCAGAACATCGATCTGAACCGCATCTGGGCGTTAGAAAGCGCTTAA
- a CDS encoding MFS transporter, translating into MLKANNRPQNSHVRVWILCLILFLSVVAYADRSILSISGSAIKDEFGLSAIQLGLILSAFSWAYVIGQIPGGLFLDRFGTKKVYGVTLGLWSISTLLMGFVGEFSSGMTMALTLMFALRFALGLIEAPSFPANARAVIMWFPSAERGRASSLFASAQYFAVAIFSPLSGWLVSRFGWEWPFFVLGGIGVLAVFVWMGFMRSPRHHPRVSENELRYIEQGGALVDIDSAQTLKARPPLSKAMFKKLLSNRMLWCAYIGQYCIIALSYFFITWFPIYLVQARGMNILDAGFATIAPAVFGFLGGISGGYISDKLLANGWSLSWARKTPYIVGMLMAASLVLAAMIPSNVGIIAIMSFAFFGKGVAAGAGTWTIVSDTAPKEAVGLAGAIFNGIGNMAGFITPLLFGIIVGLTGSYSIGLVFVGAHCVVAALLFLLVMGPIERVGEEQEISSQVAMNGDPTT; encoded by the coding sequence ATGCTAAAAGCCAATAATCGTCCACAGAACAGCCACGTACGCGTTTGGATCCTTTGCCTGATCCTGTTTCTTTCCGTGGTGGCGTATGCCGACCGCTCGATCCTGTCGATCTCGGGATCGGCGATCAAAGATGAGTTTGGACTTTCGGCGATCCAGCTTGGCCTGATCCTCTCGGCGTTTAGCTGGGCCTATGTGATCGGCCAGATCCCCGGCGGCCTGTTCCTTGATCGCTTCGGCACAAAAAAAGTGTATGGCGTGACGCTGGGGTTGTGGTCGATCTCCACGCTGCTGATGGGCTTTGTCGGCGAGTTCTCCAGCGGCATGACCATGGCACTGACATTGATGTTTGCGCTGCGTTTCGCGCTGGGCCTGATTGAAGCCCCGAGTTTTCCCGCCAATGCCCGTGCGGTGATCATGTGGTTCCCCAGCGCCGAACGCGGCCGCGCCTCTTCACTCTTCGCCTCGGCGCAATATTTTGCCGTCGCTATCTTCTCGCCGCTCTCCGGCTGGCTGGTGTCGCGTTTCGGCTGGGAATGGCCGTTCTTCGTACTGGGCGGCATTGGCGTGCTGGCGGTGTTTGTCTGGATGGGCTTTATGCGCAGTCCGCGCCATCATCCGCGAGTATCGGAAAATGAGCTGCGCTACATCGAGCAGGGCGGCGCGCTGGTCGATATTGATTCGGCGCAAACGCTAAAAGCGCGTCCGCCGTTGAGCAAAGCGATGTTCAAAAAGTTGCTCAGCAATCGCATGCTGTGGTGCGCCTACATCGGCCAATATTGCATCATCGCGCTCAGCTACTTCTTTATCACCTGGTTCCCGATTTATCTGGTGCAGGCGCGTGGCATGAACATTCTCGACGCCGGTTTTGCCACCATCGCACCGGCGGTGTTTGGCTTCCTCGGCGGCATCAGCGGCGGCTATATCTCCGACAAACTGCTGGCAAACGGCTGGAGTTTATCCTGGGCGCGTAAAACGCCGTACATCGTCGGCATGCTGATGGCAGCGTCGCTGGTTCTGGCGGCGATGATCCCCAGCAACGTCGGCATTATCGCCATTATGTCGTTCGCCTTCTTTGGCAAAGGCGTGGCGGCGGGCGCTGGAACCTGGACGATTGTCAGCGATACCGCACCAAAAGAAGCGGTTGGCCTGGCGGGCGCGATCTTCAATGGCATCGGCAATATGGCGGGTTTTATCACGCCGCTGCTGTTCGGCATCATCGTCGGCTTAACCGGCAGCTACAGCATTGGGCTGGTGTTTGTCGGCGCGCACTGCGTGGTTGCTGCTTTGCTGTTCCTGCTGGTGATGGGACCGATTGAACGCGTTGGCGAGGAGCAGGAGATTTCAAGCCAGGTCGCCATGAATGGCGACCCTACGACGTAA
- a CDS encoding sugar ABC transporter substrate-binding protein, whose amino-acid sequence MKTFKAIVLLGLLSTSASALAEKIGVSMAYFDQNFLTIIRQSIDKEAKARGLDIQFEDARGDVGRQTDQVQSFIGAGVDAIIVDPVDSASTPQLTKLAQQAKIPLVYVNRTPGDKSLPAGVVFVGSDERESGTLQMEALAKMANYKGNVAIMIGNLTDAGALQRTKDVEQVVAKYPGMKVVQKQPANYARNEGMDLMNNWLGNDEAIDIVAANNDEMAIGAAMALAKGNKKVLVGGIDATPDGLKALAQDKIQVTVFQDAVGQGKTSVDVAQKLIKGEKVDSHVWIPFELVTKENMQKYVDKSQ is encoded by the coding sequence ATGAAAACCTTCAAGGCAATTGTGTTGCTCGGCCTGCTCTCGACATCAGCCTCGGCACTGGCGGAAAAAATTGGCGTGTCAATGGCTTACTTCGATCAAAACTTCCTCACCATTATTCGCCAGTCGATTGATAAAGAAGCCAAAGCGCGTGGACTCGATATTCAGTTTGAAGATGCACGCGGTGACGTCGGACGTCAGACCGATCAGGTGCAGAGTTTTATCGGCGCGGGCGTGGATGCGATCATTGTCGATCCGGTCGATTCTGCCAGCACGCCGCAGCTCACCAAGCTCGCGCAGCAGGCAAAAATTCCGCTAGTGTACGTAAACCGCACGCCGGGCGATAAATCGCTGCCGGCCGGCGTGGTGTTTGTCGGCTCCGACGAGCGTGAATCCGGCACCTTGCAGATGGAAGCGCTGGCGAAAATGGCTAACTACAAAGGCAATGTGGCGATCATGATCGGTAACCTGACCGATGCCGGTGCGCTGCAACGCACTAAAGACGTTGAGCAAGTGGTGGCGAAATATCCCGGCATGAAAGTAGTGCAGAAACAGCCCGCCAACTACGCGCGCAATGAAGGCATGGATTTAATGAATAACTGGCTGGGCAACGATGAAGCAATTGATATCGTTGCGGCCAACAACGATGAGATGGCGATTGGCGCGGCGATGGCTCTGGCCAAGGGCAATAAAAAGGTGCTGGTTGGCGGCATCGATGCTACGCCAGATGGCCTGAAAGCGCTGGCGCAGGACAAAATTCAGGTCACGGTGTTCCAGGATGCGGTCGGCCAGGGCAAAACGTCGGTGGATGTGGCGCAGAAGCTGATTAAAGGCGAGAAAGTCGATTCACACGTGTGGATCCCGTTCGAGCTGGTAACCAAAGAGAATATGCAGAAGTACGTTGATAAATCACAATAA
- a CDS encoding GNAT family N-acetyltransferase, protein MDLHIRGREPGDAAAYQCLYSHPDVYRWTTQLPCPSIATWQKKFEKMDELGYIGFVAEIDGAMVGELTLFVEQRPRTRHSISFGISVDPAFGGRGIGEKLIRNAMDYAFNWLGIMRIELEVFHDNERALRLYQKLGFEREGVKRKACLRDGEYHDIVQMAILR, encoded by the coding sequence ATGGATTTACACATTCGCGGTCGTGAGCCGGGCGATGCCGCCGCTTACCAATGCCTATACAGCCATCCTGACGTTTATCGCTGGACCACGCAGTTGCCGTGTCCGAGCATAGCGACCTGGCAGAAAAAATTCGAAAAGATGGATGAGCTGGGATACATCGGCTTTGTTGCGGAGATCGATGGCGCGATGGTCGGCGAGCTGACGCTGTTTGTCGAGCAGCGTCCGCGCACGCGTCACAGCATCAGTTTTGGTATCAGCGTCGATCCAGCGTTTGGCGGGCGCGGCATTGGTGAAAAGCTGATCCGCAACGCGATGGATTACGCCTTTAACTGGCTCGGCATTATGCGCATCGAGCTGGAAGTGTTTCACGATAACGAACGCGCGCTGCGCCTGTATCAGAAGCTGGGCTTCGAGCGCGAAGGCGTGAAACGCAAAGCCTGCCTGCGCGACGGCGAGTATCACGATATCGTGCAGATGGCGATATTACGTTAA
- a CDS encoding ABC transporter ATP-binding protein produces MLYRRFERFINIFQDAPTDSPPASVWPFYFYYLRQVWPSFVALLIVGLAQALIEVALFSYLSRIIDLVNHSTPASLFSDNWQILLWMGFVALILRPVVIAAHDMLVHQSINPSMTSMIRWQHHNYVLRQSLNFFQNDFAGRIAQRIMQTGNSLRDSAVQLVDAIWHVVIYAVTSLVLFAEADWRLMIPLVIWIVAYSVSLSFFVPRVKQRSVVSSEARSKLMGTIVDGYTNIATIKLFSHNDLEKRYAREAIQEQTDKTQHASRMVTTMDITLSTLNGLLIVSTSGLALWLWSQSLISVGAIALATGLVIRLVNMSGWIMWVVNGIFENIGMVQDGLNTIAQPLSVQDQPNAKNMQVTRGQIRFEDVRFDYGGSRQVINRLNLNIKPGEKIGLIGPSGAGKSTLVNLLLRLYDINSGRIVIDDQNIAEVTQESLRGQIGMITQDTSLLHRSIRENLLYGRPDATEEELQAAIIRARADEFIPLLSDPQGRTGLDAHVGERGVKLSGGQRQRIAIARVLLKDAPILIMDEATSALDSEVEAAIQESLETLMQGKTVIAIAHRLSTIAKMDRLVVLEQGEIVEMGNHRELLAHGGLYARLWQHQTGGFVGAD; encoded by the coding sequence ATGTTGTATCGCCGTTTTGAACGTTTTATCAATATTTTCCAGGATGCGCCAACCGATTCCCCACCCGCCAGCGTCTGGCCGTTCTACTTCTACTATCTGCGTCAGGTGTGGCCGAGCTTTGTCGCGCTGCTGATTGTCGGGCTGGCGCAGGCGCTGATCGAAGTGGCGCTGTTCAGCTATCTCAGCCGCATCATTGACCTGGTTAATCACTCGACGCCCGCTTCGCTGTTCAGCGATAACTGGCAAATATTGCTGTGGATGGGTTTTGTCGCGCTGATTCTGCGGCCGGTGGTGATTGCTGCGCACGATATGCTGGTACATCAAAGTATTAACCCGAGCATGACCAGCATGATCCGCTGGCAGCATCACAACTACGTGCTGCGCCAGAGCCTGAACTTCTTCCAGAACGATTTTGCCGGGCGCATTGCCCAGCGCATCATGCAAACCGGTAACTCACTGCGTGATTCGGCAGTACAGCTGGTGGACGCCATCTGGCACGTGGTGATTTATGCGGTGACCTCGCTGGTGCTGTTTGCCGAAGCGGACTGGCGCCTGATGATTCCGCTGGTGATCTGGATTGTGGCGTACAGCGTGTCGCTGAGCTTCTTCGTGCCGCGCGTTAAACAGCGTTCGGTGGTGTCATCGGAAGCGCGCTCAAAATTAATGGGCACCATCGTCGATGGCTACACCAACATCGCCACCATCAAACTGTTCTCGCACAACGATCTGGAGAAGCGTTACGCGCGTGAGGCGATTCAGGAGCAAACCGACAAAACCCAGCACGCCAGCCGCATGGTCACCACCATGGATATCACGCTCTCGACGCTCAATGGCTTGCTGATTGTCAGCACCTCCGGCCTGGCGCTGTGGTTGTGGAGCCAGTCGCTGATCAGCGTTGGCGCGATTGCGCTGGCGACCGGTTTGGTAATCCGTCTGGTGAACATGTCCGGCTGGATCATGTGGGTGGTGAACGGCATCTTCGAGAACATCGGCATGGTGCAGGATGGCCTGAACACCATCGCGCAGCCGCTGAGCGTGCAGGATCAGCCGAATGCGAAAAACATGCAGGTGACGCGCGGTCAGATTCGTTTTGAGGATGTGCGCTTTGATTATGGCGGCAGTCGTCAGGTGATTAATCGCCTCAACCTCAATATCAAACCGGGCGAGAAAATCGGGTTGATTGGGCCGTCCGGCGCCGGTAAATCCACCCTGGTGAATCTGCTGCTGCGGCTGTATGACATCAACAGCGGTCGCATTGTGATTGACGATCAAAACATCGCCGAAGTGACGCAAGAGAGCCTACGCGGACAAATCGGCATGATCACCCAGGACACGTCGTTGCTGCACCGTTCGATTCGCGAAAACTTGCTGTATGGTCGTCCGGACGCGACGGAAGAGGAGCTGCAGGCGGCGATTATCCGCGCACGCGCCGACGAGTTCATTCCGCTGCTCTCCGATCCGCAAGGCCGCACCGGCCTGGATGCGCACGTGGGCGAGCGCGGCGTGAAGCTGTCGGGCGGCCAACGTCAGCGTATTGCCATCGCGCGCGTGCTGCTGAAAGACGCGCCGATTCTGATCATGGACGAAGCCACTTCCGCGCTGGATTCCGAGGTGGAAGCGGCGATTCAGGAGAGCCTGGAAACGCTGATGCAGGGCAAAACGGTGATTGCTATCGCCCACCGTCTTTCCACTATCGCCAAAATGGATCGTCTGGTGGTGCTGGAGCAAGGTGAGATTGTCGAGATGGGCAACCACCGCGAGCTGCTGGCGCACGGCGGACTTTACGCGCGCCTGTGGCAGCATCAGACCGGCGGTTTTGTCGGCGCGGATTAA